One genomic region from Antedon mediterranea chromosome 3, ecAntMedi1.1, whole genome shotgun sequence encodes:
- the LOC140043928 gene encoding uncharacterized protein, with the protein MRRLNKASEISWAIALSCCVGVIACSSFVRLFTTEDNAMEAAFNILQSLPSGYSECGSNFTLYQITDGSTFVKITMNRNCDQAKLKSCEVLQGKEAMDLVQTLQQYIIEDEASENAVALLGNKREFQVLLQACQQLMRLEGVLTKLDTDMSLIRRARYCKDEPSCRNPTRTREGFPMINDGKTPITIKEVASIHVENEISFNPMFGGIYPGTLWCGVGNIADDVYTRLGVHAKADECCRSHDLCKPTIRKFQSRYQLYNPTLLRMSHCSCDREFYNCLKRAQTDAAADIGDLFFNTLRLKCFEYDFKETCTWTAFGVCLHSQPKCAAKVGRITDF; encoded by the exons ATGCGGAGATTAAATAAAGCGTCTGAGATATCGTGGGCTATTGCGTTAAGTTGTTGCGTCGGTGTAATAGCATGTAGTAGTTTCGTGCGACTATTCACTACTGAAGATAACGCTATGGAAGCtgcttttaatattttacaatcgTTACCAAGTGGGTACAGCGAATGTGGATCAAACTTTACTTTATACCAGATAACAGACGGTTCTACTTTCGTGAAAATCACAATGAACAGAAATTGTGATCAGGCGAAGTTAAAAAGTTGTGAAGTTTTACAAGGAAAGGAGGCGATGGATTTGGTGCAGACTTTACAGCAATATATTATCGAAGATGAGGCATCAGAAAATGCAGTCGCGTTGCTTGGAAATAAACGTGAGTTTCAAGTCTTGCTACAGGCATGTCAGCAATTGATGCGATTAGAAGGTGTGTTAACCAAGCTAGATACAGATATGTCGCTTATTAGGAGAGCAAGATATTGTAAAGACGAACCAAG TTGTAGAAACCCAACAAGAACTCGGGAAGGTTTTCCAATGATAAATGACGGTAAGACACCAATAACCATAAAGGAAGTCGCCAGTATACATGTGGAAAATGAAATCTCGTTCAACCCAATGTTTGGTGGAATCTACCCAGGAACATTGTGGTGTGGTGTCGGAAACATAGCCGATGATGTTTACACTCGACTTG GTGTACATGCAAAAGCAGACGAATGTTGCAGATCACACGACCTTTGTAAGCCGACAATTCGCAAGTTCCAATCTCGCTATCAACTTTACAATCCAACTCTATTGCGCATGAGCCATTGCTCGTGCGATCGAGAATTCTACAACTGTTTAAAACGCGCCCAAACCGACGCAGCCGCCGACATAGGTGACCTTTTCTTCAACACACTTCGTTTAAAGTGCTTCGAGTATGATTTTAAGGAGACGTGCACGTGGACGGCGTTTGGTGTGTGCTTACATAGTCAGCCAAAGTGCGCTGCTAAAGTCGGAAGGATTACGGATTTCTAA
- the LOC140043929 gene encoding neuferricin-like produces the protein MAVRGVIITLIVTALAVGTGMYVTKGTLSLPTNLTEFKHLLQDLFKFKFLTEKSSGISTSTSSNIVSKFILRKQHGNILTKEELGKYDGTEGSKGLYLAIMGHVYDVEKGRRKYGPGGGYDFFAARDGTKAFISGDFTNKGLIEDTSELTPKDMLGIKEWLEFYEKDYKFVGLLEGLYYDGTGKATEALLDAEKRINGGLKLKKSEADEKKEFPPCNSQWTKKAGGRVWCTKKSGGINRAWVGVPRKLFKAGSTDYRCACIRKSQLNNPLLKEYENCDPKADMCPYKTD, from the exons ATGGCGGTAAGAGGAGTAATTATAACTCTTATTGTTACGGCTTTGGCTGTTGGTACTGGAATGTATGTTACAAAGGGCACATTAAGTCTACCAACAAACTTGACAGAATTTAAACACCTTCTCCAAGATCTATTTAAATTCAAGTTTTTGACAGAAAAAAGTTCTGGTATTAgcactagtactagtagtaataTTGTTAGCAAATTTATCCTTCGTAAGCAACATGGTAATATATTAACTAAAGAAGAGCTTGGAAAGTACGATGGAACAGAAGGCAGTAAAGGATTGTACTTGGCCATTATGGGTCATGTTTATGATGTAGAAAAGGGCAGACGAAAGTATGGACCGGGAGGTGGTTATGATTTCTTTGCAG CTAGGGATGGTACTAAAGCTTTTATCAGTGGAGATTTCACAAACAAAGGTTTGATTGAAGATACAAGTGAACTAACACCAAAAGATATGCTTGGTATTAAAGAATGGTTAGAATTTTATGAAAAAGACTATAAATTTGTTG GACTTTTGGAAGGCTTGTATTATGATGGGACTGGCAAGGCTACTGAAGCATTACTAGATGCAGAAAAAAGGATCAATGGTGGCTTGAAGCTGAAGAAAAGTGAAGCAGACGAAAAAAAAGAATTCCCACCATGCAATTCTCAGTGGACGAAGAAAGCTGGAGGCAGAGTTTGGTGTACAAAGAAAAG tGGTGGAATAAACCGTGCCTGGGTCGGAGTACCTCGTAAGCTGTTCAAAGCAGGATCTACTGATTATCGCTGTGCTTGCATTAGAAAAAGTCAGTTAAACAACCCACTACTCAAAGAATACGAGAACTGTGATCCAAAGGCAGACATGTGTCCTTACAAAACAGACTGA
- the LOC140045422 gene encoding mediator of RNA polymerase II transcription subunit 15-like isoform X1, whose protein sequence is MADQHVDWKSSAFRQKILAEIEDAFHKSGNPTGRSAIEMEQHVFGKANTKEEYLGYVAKVIIKVKELRLKMQNAQQGQANVAMRVGTPGLQQQQLTQQQLQQQQQQIQMFKQQQMQQQGLGQQPIVMQKQQQLLQQQQQLQQQQQQLQQQQLQQQQQLQQQQQLQQQQQLHQFQQQQPQPIKTTYAPPTPQQQRPPASPFNQVWGSPKHVSGQPSPYSGVPSPASALQPVLSPASSNYMQPSPSPQQPIPSPLSASMGPPITPSSGSIGNPSPRSNQMSEQDRQLYEAKRKELAIYIEPLRKMLKKMNTEERKKEQELQLNNLLNILINPNASFPLSTIIKCDQVLQKLNFGTSRSASSGQSGSGSTTVPTLSSTRQQSVCQPLLDAINQYVNSPMLNHTLQRTFGSAMTAIHGHPISAPCSSKKRKYSDMNQEFQIPDIIQGEVARMPSKFRIVLDSTHHPRGNDVHVVCKIDDKRLPTVPPIFITIPENYPACSPIFDQRLEYSNTDFLKAVQRNLVTQLKHLPDKYSLSQVMDVWEMSVRKACINFYPVG, encoded by the exons atggCAGATCAACATGTCGATTGGAAGTCTTCAGCTTTTCGTCAAAAGATATTGGCTGAAAT AGAGGATGCCTTTCATAAGTCTGGAAACCCAACAGGACGATCAGCAATTGAAATGGAGCAGCATGTATTTGGTAAAGCAAATACAAAG GAAGAATACTTGGGTTATGTTGCAAAAGTTATTATCAAAGTAAAAGAATTAC gaCTGAAAATGCAAAATGCGCAACAAGGACAGGCAAATGTTGCGATGCGTGTCGGAACACCAGGGTTGCAGCAGCAACAGTTGACACAGCAGCAGCTGCAACAACAGCAACAGCAGATACAGATGTTTAAACAGCAACAAATGCAGCAACAA GGATTAGGACAACAACCAATTGTTATGCAGAAACAACAGCAACTACTACAGCAACAACAGCAGCTTcagcaacaacagcagcagCTGCAACAGCAGCAActgcagcagcagcagcaactacaacaacagcaacaactacagcagcaacaacagcTTCATCAGTTCCAACAGCAACAGCCGCAGCCCATAAAGACTACATACGCGCCACCAACACCCCAGCAG CAGCGACCACCAGCGTCTCCCTTTAACCAAGTTTGGGGGTCACCAAAG CATGTTAGTGGACAACCAAGTCCCTATAGCGGGGTACCTTCACCAGCTTCAGC TTTACAGCCAGTACTATCCCCTGCCAGTAGTAACTATATGCAGCCATCACCATCACCGCAACAACCTATTCCGTCACCACTCAGTGCTTCTATGGGTCCTCCCATTACGCCCTCGTCTGGATCAATTGGTAACCCAAGCCCAAGAAGTAATCAAATGAGCGAACAAGACCGTCAACTCTACGAAGCCAAACGTAAAGAATTAGCGATTTATATCGAGCCGCTTCGCAAGATGTTGAAGAAGATGAATACAGAAG aGAGGAAGAAAGAACAGGAGTTACAGTTAAACAATCTTCTAAACATACTCATTAACCCAAATGCTTCTTTTCCATTATCTACCATTATTAAATGCGATCAAGTTTTGCAAAAGCTTAATTTT GGAACAAGTCGTTCAGCCTCTTCAGGTCAATCAGGTTCCGGGTCAACAACTGTACCAACGTTGTCAAGTACTAGGCAACAGTCTGTATGCCAACCTCTACTAGATGCTATTAATCAGTACGTCAACTCACCAATGTTGAACCACACCTTACAAAGAACATTTGGGTCAGCTATGACCGCTATTCATGGCCATCCAATTAG TGCTCCTTGTTCATCAAAAAAGCGCAAATACTCAGACATGAACCAAGAATTCCAGATACCAGACATTATTCAAGGTGAAGTTGCCAGAATGCCATCAAAATTCAGGATTGTCCTTGACAGTACGCACCACCCTCGTGGTAATGATGTCCATGTGGTATGCAAAATAG ATGATAAAAGGCTGCCTACTGTTCCAccaatatttattacaattcCTGAGAATTACCCAGCTTGTAGTCCAATCTTCGATCAGCGGCTAGAATATA GTAACACAGACTTCTTAAAGGCAGTACAGAGAAATTTAGTTACACAGCTAAAGCACTTACCAGACAAGTATTCTTTATCACAAGTTATGGACGTATGGGAAATGAGCGTAAGAAAAGCCTGTATTAACTTTTATCCTGTAGGCTGA
- the LOC140045422 gene encoding mediator of RNA polymerase II transcription subunit 15-like isoform X2, with the protein MADQHVDWKSSAFRQKILAEIEDAFHKSGNPTGRSAIEMEQHVFGKANTKEEYLGYVAKVIIKVKELRLKMQNAQQGQANVAMRVGTPGLQQQQLTQQQLQQQQQQIQMFKQQQMQQQGLGQQPIVMQKQQQLLQQQQQLQQQQQQLQQQQLQQQQQLQQQQQLQQQQQLHQFQQQQPQPIKTTYAPPTPQQHVSGQPSPYSGVPSPASALQPVLSPASSNYMQPSPSPQQPIPSPLSASMGPPITPSSGSIGNPSPRSNQMSEQDRQLYEAKRKELAIYIEPLRKMLKKMNTEERKKEQELQLNNLLNILINPNASFPLSTIIKCDQVLQKLNFGTSRSASSGQSGSGSTTVPTLSSTRQQSVCQPLLDAINQYVNSPMLNHTLQRTFGSAMTAIHGHPISAPCSSKKRKYSDMNQEFQIPDIIQGEVARMPSKFRIVLDSTHHPRGNDVHVVCKIDDKRLPTVPPIFITIPENYPACSPIFDQRLEYSNTDFLKAVQRNLVTQLKHLPDKYSLSQVMDVWEMSVRKACINFYPVG; encoded by the exons atggCAGATCAACATGTCGATTGGAAGTCTTCAGCTTTTCGTCAAAAGATATTGGCTGAAAT AGAGGATGCCTTTCATAAGTCTGGAAACCCAACAGGACGATCAGCAATTGAAATGGAGCAGCATGTATTTGGTAAAGCAAATACAAAG GAAGAATACTTGGGTTATGTTGCAAAAGTTATTATCAAAGTAAAAGAATTAC gaCTGAAAATGCAAAATGCGCAACAAGGACAGGCAAATGTTGCGATGCGTGTCGGAACACCAGGGTTGCAGCAGCAACAGTTGACACAGCAGCAGCTGCAACAACAGCAACAGCAGATACAGATGTTTAAACAGCAACAAATGCAGCAACAA GGATTAGGACAACAACCAATTGTTATGCAGAAACAACAGCAACTACTACAGCAACAACAGCAGCTTcagcaacaacagcagcagCTGCAACAGCAGCAActgcagcagcagcagcaactacaacaacagcaacaactacagcagcaacaacagcTTCATCAGTTCCAACAGCAACAGCCGCAGCCCATAAAGACTACATACGCGCCACCAACACCCCAGCAG CATGTTAGTGGACAACCAAGTCCCTATAGCGGGGTACCTTCACCAGCTTCAGC TTTACAGCCAGTACTATCCCCTGCCAGTAGTAACTATATGCAGCCATCACCATCACCGCAACAACCTATTCCGTCACCACTCAGTGCTTCTATGGGTCCTCCCATTACGCCCTCGTCTGGATCAATTGGTAACCCAAGCCCAAGAAGTAATCAAATGAGCGAACAAGACCGTCAACTCTACGAAGCCAAACGTAAAGAATTAGCGATTTATATCGAGCCGCTTCGCAAGATGTTGAAGAAGATGAATACAGAAG aGAGGAAGAAAGAACAGGAGTTACAGTTAAACAATCTTCTAAACATACTCATTAACCCAAATGCTTCTTTTCCATTATCTACCATTATTAAATGCGATCAAGTTTTGCAAAAGCTTAATTTT GGAACAAGTCGTTCAGCCTCTTCAGGTCAATCAGGTTCCGGGTCAACAACTGTACCAACGTTGTCAAGTACTAGGCAACAGTCTGTATGCCAACCTCTACTAGATGCTATTAATCAGTACGTCAACTCACCAATGTTGAACCACACCTTACAAAGAACATTTGGGTCAGCTATGACCGCTATTCATGGCCATCCAATTAG TGCTCCTTGTTCATCAAAAAAGCGCAAATACTCAGACATGAACCAAGAATTCCAGATACCAGACATTATTCAAGGTGAAGTTGCCAGAATGCCATCAAAATTCAGGATTGTCCTTGACAGTACGCACCACCCTCGTGGTAATGATGTCCATGTGGTATGCAAAATAG ATGATAAAAGGCTGCCTACTGTTCCAccaatatttattacaattcCTGAGAATTACCCAGCTTGTAGTCCAATCTTCGATCAGCGGCTAGAATATA GTAACACAGACTTCTTAAAGGCAGTACAGAGAAATTTAGTTACACAGCTAAAGCACTTACCAGACAAGTATTCTTTATCACAAGTTATGGACGTATGGGAAATGAGCGTAAGAAAAGCCTGTATTAACTTTTATCCTGTAGGCTGA
- the LOC140045422 gene encoding mediator of RNA polymerase II transcription subunit 15-like isoform X3: protein MQNAQQGQANVAMRVGTPGLQQQQLTQQQLQQQQQQIQMFKQQQMQQQGLGQQPIVMQKQQQLLQQQQQLQQQQQQLQQQQLQQQQQLQQQQQLQQQQQLHQFQQQQPQPIKTTYAPPTPQQQRPPASPFNQVWGSPKHVSGQPSPYSGVPSPASALQPVLSPASSNYMQPSPSPQQPIPSPLSASMGPPITPSSGSIGNPSPRSNQMSEQDRQLYEAKRKELAIYIEPLRKMLKKMNTEERKKEQELQLNNLLNILINPNASFPLSTIIKCDQVLQKLNFGTSRSASSGQSGSGSTTVPTLSSTRQQSVCQPLLDAINQYVNSPMLNHTLQRTFGSAMTAIHGHPISAPCSSKKRKYSDMNQEFQIPDIIQGEVARMPSKFRIVLDSTHHPRGNDVHVVCKIDDKRLPTVPPIFITIPENYPACSPIFDQRLEYSNTDFLKAVQRNLVTQLKHLPDKYSLSQVMDVWEMSVRKACINFYPVG, encoded by the exons ATGCAAAATGCGCAACAAGGACAGGCAAATGTTGCGATGCGTGTCGGAACACCAGGGTTGCAGCAGCAACAGTTGACACAGCAGCAGCTGCAACAACAGCAACAGCAGATACAGATGTTTAAACAGCAACAAATGCAGCAACAA GGATTAGGACAACAACCAATTGTTATGCAGAAACAACAGCAACTACTACAGCAACAACAGCAGCTTcagcaacaacagcagcagCTGCAACAGCAGCAActgcagcagcagcagcaactacaacaacagcaacaactacagcagcaacaacagcTTCATCAGTTCCAACAGCAACAGCCGCAGCCCATAAAGACTACATACGCGCCACCAACACCCCAGCAG CAGCGACCACCAGCGTCTCCCTTTAACCAAGTTTGGGGGTCACCAAAG CATGTTAGTGGACAACCAAGTCCCTATAGCGGGGTACCTTCACCAGCTTCAGC TTTACAGCCAGTACTATCCCCTGCCAGTAGTAACTATATGCAGCCATCACCATCACCGCAACAACCTATTCCGTCACCACTCAGTGCTTCTATGGGTCCTCCCATTACGCCCTCGTCTGGATCAATTGGTAACCCAAGCCCAAGAAGTAATCAAATGAGCGAACAAGACCGTCAACTCTACGAAGCCAAACGTAAAGAATTAGCGATTTATATCGAGCCGCTTCGCAAGATGTTGAAGAAGATGAATACAGAAG aGAGGAAGAAAGAACAGGAGTTACAGTTAAACAATCTTCTAAACATACTCATTAACCCAAATGCTTCTTTTCCATTATCTACCATTATTAAATGCGATCAAGTTTTGCAAAAGCTTAATTTT GGAACAAGTCGTTCAGCCTCTTCAGGTCAATCAGGTTCCGGGTCAACAACTGTACCAACGTTGTCAAGTACTAGGCAACAGTCTGTATGCCAACCTCTACTAGATGCTATTAATCAGTACGTCAACTCACCAATGTTGAACCACACCTTACAAAGAACATTTGGGTCAGCTATGACCGCTATTCATGGCCATCCAATTAG TGCTCCTTGTTCATCAAAAAAGCGCAAATACTCAGACATGAACCAAGAATTCCAGATACCAGACATTATTCAAGGTGAAGTTGCCAGAATGCCATCAAAATTCAGGATTGTCCTTGACAGTACGCACCACCCTCGTGGTAATGATGTCCATGTGGTATGCAAAATAG ATGATAAAAGGCTGCCTACTGTTCCAccaatatttattacaattcCTGAGAATTACCCAGCTTGTAGTCCAATCTTCGATCAGCGGCTAGAATATA GTAACACAGACTTCTTAAAGGCAGTACAGAGAAATTTAGTTACACAGCTAAAGCACTTACCAGACAAGTATTCTTTATCACAAGTTATGGACGTATGGGAAATGAGCGTAAGAAAAGCCTGTATTAACTTTTATCCTGTAGGCTGA